A single Natranaerobius thermophilus JW/NM-WN-LF DNA region contains:
- a CDS encoding ISLre2-like element ISNth2 family transposase, translating to MEIIQLVEEKILQVSEKVLNVLDGEIEYDTFTKLLKEELDGLGSDILKEVLEALDAQIKENRRDRKGWVVERKADPKSILTPFGDMVYNRTYYKNKETGEYKYLADEKAGITSHMRVDSTLKSDIADAATKVSYEKATEEVSRFNQDLKLSKQTVANTVKEFELEPLEQPEEKKKVSNLYIEADEDHLSMQTSKRSETKLIYVHEGIKGKKRRSLKNCQHFTTITESPDKFWLTVCDYIESHYDTKDTNIFISGDGAKWIRVGEEYIPNATYILDKFHLSKYIIAATGHAPKLRRQIYKNIKNLDQEAVFENLQEALTKADTEARQKRIMATIKYIKNNWDGIEASVNHPEVGCSAEGHVSHILASRMSSRPMAWSEKGATKMAEMLATKANGKSVKEAYLSTKGRQEAEIVNLQNQIKQELKKLTTKKKLGKANNGNVPLMNGKYNLTRTAIKGLNRKQII from the coding sequence ATGGAAATAATTCAACTTGTAGAAGAAAAAATCCTTCAAGTTTCAGAAAAAGTGTTAAATGTTTTAGACGGAGAAATAGAGTACGATACATTCACAAAGCTACTAAAAGAAGAGCTAGACGGTTTAGGTAGTGATATTCTTAAAGAAGTACTAGAAGCATTGGATGCCCAAATAAAAGAAAATAGAAGAGATCGTAAAGGTTGGGTCGTAGAAAGGAAAGCTGACCCCAAGAGTATCTTAACCCCATTTGGTGATATGGTATACAACCGAACATATTATAAAAATAAAGAAACAGGTGAATATAAATATCTAGCTGATGAAAAAGCTGGCATAACCTCACATATGCGAGTAGATTCTACTTTAAAATCAGATATAGCTGATGCAGCCACTAAGGTGTCGTATGAGAAAGCGACAGAAGAAGTGAGTAGGTTTAACCAAGACCTAAAATTAAGTAAACAGACAGTAGCCAATACAGTGAAAGAATTTGAATTAGAACCTCTAGAGCAACCAGAAGAAAAGAAAAAAGTATCAAACCTTTACATAGAGGCAGATGAAGATCATTTGTCTATGCAAACTTCGAAGAGATCTGAAACAAAGCTAATTTATGTCCATGAAGGAATAAAAGGTAAAAAACGTAGATCTCTTAAAAATTGTCAACATTTCACAACAATAACTGAATCCCCGGATAAATTTTGGTTAACAGTATGTGACTATATCGAATCACATTATGACACAAAGGACACAAATATTTTCATATCAGGAGATGGGGCTAAATGGATCCGAGTAGGTGAAGAATATATCCCAAATGCGACATATATATTGGATAAATTTCATCTATCCAAATACATAATAGCAGCTACCGGTCATGCCCCAAAGCTAAGGAGACAGATATATAAGAACATTAAAAACCTAGATCAAGAAGCAGTATTTGAAAATTTACAAGAAGCACTTACAAAGGCAGATACAGAAGCTAGACAGAAACGCATAATGGCAACAATTAAATATATTAAAAACAACTGGGATGGCATAGAGGCATCAGTAAACCACCCTGAAGTAGGTTGTAGTGCTGAAGGCCATGTAAGCCATATTTTAGCATCAAGAATGAGTAGTCGACCAATGGCCTGGAGTGAAAAAGGCGCAACTAAAATGGCCGAGATGTTGGCTACAAAAGCTAATGGAAAATCAGTAAAAGAAGCTTACTTATCCACAAAAGGTCGTCAAGAAGCTGAAATAGTTAACCTACAGAACCAAATAAAACAAGAACTAAAAAAACTTACAACTAAAAAGAAACTAGGAAAAGCCAACAATGGCAATGTACCTTTGATGAATGGAAAGTACAACTTAACAAGAACGGCTATAAAAGGGTTGAACAGGAAACAGATTATCTAG
- a CDS encoding accessory gene regulator B family protein: protein MLEQISDKLAELLASNLNQNEQEAEVYSYAFQLILGFIIKGLVFFSAAFVFHMIIELLIFFLAFGCFRLVIGGHHSENFWVCLLISLLLFLGLATFSKFMPSSQILFTLGLLILISLGLYLNYKIVPVTVNHKLINEQNKKRFAFILLIVWTGISIQLFQREYIYGWLSLLSCGSAYILIMSWPYKIIRYFKNLLNKRRVKNA from the coding sequence CTGCTTGAACAGATTTCTGATAAATTAGCGGAGTTATTAGCATCCAATCTAAATCAAAATGAACAGGAAGCAGAAGTTTACTCCTATGCTTTTCAGCTGATACTGGGCTTTATAATTAAGGGTTTGGTTTTCTTTTCAGCTGCCTTTGTTTTCCACATGATCATAGAACTCTTGATATTTTTTCTTGCGTTTGGATGCTTTAGGTTAGTTATAGGAGGGCATCACTCTGAAAATTTCTGGGTATGTCTTTTGATAAGCCTTTTGCTCTTTTTAGGGCTAGCTACTTTCTCCAAGTTTATGCCCTCGTCCCAAATACTATTTACCCTTGGATTGCTAATATTAATCAGCTTAGGATTATACTTAAATTATAAGATAGTTCCTGTCACGGTTAATCATAAATTGATTAATGAACAAAACAAAAAGCGATTTGCTTTTATATTATTAATTGTTTGGACTGGCATATCTATTCAACTTTTTCAACGGGAGTATATTTATGGCTGGCTAAGTCTGCTATCTTGTGGCAGTGCTTATATACTTATCATGTCTTGGCCTTATAAAATTATAAGGTATTTTAAAAATTTATTAAATAAAAGGAGGGTAAAAAATGCTTAA
- a CDS encoding cyclic lactone autoinducer peptide, protein MLKSKILTNVAILLKLVALLGVSTASLGLMHEPKTPSKFTN, encoded by the coding sequence ATGCTTAAATCTAAAATTTTAACAAATGTGGCAATCTTATTAAAATTAGTTGCTCTATTAGGAGTTAGCACAGCTAGCCTTGGTCTAATGCACGAACCCAAAACACCATCCAAATTTACTAACTAA
- a CDS encoding glycine betaine ABC transporter substrate-binding protein, producing the protein MKRFMVIILALTLVFSTALISGCEEGVEEPAGENGETEEENEAAEEQEEPQGQEEIKIAHGDWACATAKSYLVAAILEQEMGYDVELTQAELGMIYTDMANGNQDLNIAGWFPVTHAEYYEEYGDEIDKISTVYEGARIGLVVPEYVDIDSIDEMGEHHEKFDGQIVGIDSGAGIMQTTDEALEVYDSLADFDLMASSEASMVTELRSAIEDEEWVVVTGWTPHWKFGDWELEFLEDPEGVYGEAEYIEALSRAGFEDDAPEVVEFLENFYVGDEELGELMGMIDDSGDEMGSSIEWIEDNQDIVDEWVQ; encoded by the coding sequence ATGAAAAGGTTCATGGTTATCATTTTAGCTTTAACCTTAGTTTTCAGTACTGCTTTGATTTCTGGTTGTGAAGAAGGAGTAGAAGAACCAGCAGGGGAAAATGGTGAAACTGAGGAGGAAAACGAAGCAGCGGAAGAACAAGAAGAACCACAAGGACAAGAAGAGATTAAAATTGCCCATGGAGACTGGGCATGTGCTACAGCTAAGTCATATTTAGTTGCAGCGATCCTAGAACAAGAAATGGGCTATGATGTGGAACTTACTCAGGCCGAGCTCGGTATGATATACACAGACATGGCAAATGGCAATCAAGACTTAAACATAGCAGGTTGGTTTCCTGTTACTCACGCAGAATACTATGAAGAATACGGTGATGAAATAGACAAAATTAGTACAGTGTATGAAGGAGCTAGAATTGGTTTAGTAGTACCAGAATATGTTGACATTGACAGCATTGATGAAATGGGTGAACACCATGAAAAATTTGATGGTCAAATTGTAGGTATTGATTCAGGTGCTGGAATTATGCAAACAACAGATGAGGCTTTAGAAGTTTACGACAGCTTGGCTGATTTTGATTTAATGGCTAGTAGTGAAGCTTCCATGGTAACTGAATTGAGAAGCGCCATAGAAGATGAAGAATGGGTAGTTGTTACGGGATGGACACCCCACTGGAAATTCGGGGATTGGGAACTAGAATTCTTAGAGGATCCTGAAGGTGTGTATGGTGAAGCCGAATATATCGAAGCACTTTCAAGAGCAGGCTTCGAAGACGATGCACCTGAAGTTGTAGAATTTCTGGAAAACTTCTATGTAGGTGATGAAGAACTTGGAGAGCTTATGGGCATGATCGACGATTCAGGGGACGAAATGGGGTCATCTATTGAATGGATTGAAGACAATCAAGATATAGTTGACGAATGGGTTCAGTAA
- the nhaC gene encoding Na+/H+ antiporter NhaC: protein MSDNKENVQEQEEQQVKIKPTPAQAFTPMIALIVLIFFSAIILEVDIHIPLFISTIIAAVVAVAWMGHDWETVQEGILKGINFALGAVIILAIVGILIGSWIEGGVVPTIVYYGLQLLSPQIFLVATLVISAVVSVFTGSSWSSIATIGLALSGIGHGMGMPPAMTVGAIVSGAYFGDKLSPLSDTTVVASSTAGVNIYDHIKHMLYVSVPAFVISGILFGILGLRFAEEEMDYDQIGELTGTIAEHFNVGPLMFLPIVAVLIMILFRVPPIPALTGGCILGLIWALVFQGSGLADVFSAMNYGYVMDTGIEIVDELFTAGGLQSMMWTISLILVALAYGGIVEHTRMMEVMLEKILTVATTHKRLSIAAHVSTLIFILTVNSHYLTHVLTCRSYKHAFEEKGLHPKNVSRISEAWGTLPSSLIPWGPCGAFVYGTLGVYPFDYLPFAFFILIAMALSFIYGLTGFSMHKLDDEDAAGIAGD, encoded by the coding sequence TTGTCTGACAATAAGGAAAATGTACAAGAACAAGAAGAACAACAAGTTAAAATTAAACCGACACCAGCTCAAGCGTTTACACCTATGATTGCACTGATTGTACTAATCTTCTTTAGTGCTATAATATTGGAAGTTGATATTCATATTCCATTATTTATCTCCACTATCATAGCAGCTGTTGTGGCAGTTGCTTGGATGGGTCATGATTGGGAAACTGTTCAAGAAGGTATTCTTAAGGGAATTAACTTTGCTTTAGGTGCTGTAATAATTTTAGCTATAGTAGGTATTTTAATTGGAAGTTGGATAGAAGGTGGAGTTGTTCCCACAATTGTTTACTACGGACTTCAGCTTTTATCCCCACAAATTTTCTTAGTGGCAACCCTGGTTATATCTGCAGTAGTTTCAGTCTTTACTGGTAGTTCTTGGTCATCAATTGCTACTATTGGGCTGGCTCTATCAGGAATCGGTCACGGGATGGGAATGCCACCTGCCATGACCGTTGGTGCCATTGTTTCCGGTGCTTACTTTGGGGACAAGCTATCTCCCTTATCCGATACCACAGTTGTAGCCTCAAGTACAGCCGGAGTTAATATTTATGATCACATAAAACACATGCTGTACGTATCGGTACCAGCTTTTGTGATATCTGGAATTTTGTTTGGTATTTTAGGACTTCGCTTTGCAGAAGAAGAGATGGATTATGATCAGATAGGTGAACTTACAGGCACTATTGCTGAACACTTTAATGTAGGTCCATTAATGTTTTTACCGATAGTGGCAGTTCTGATCATGATTTTATTTAGAGTACCACCAATTCCTGCCTTAACAGGTGGTTGTATTCTTGGACTAATATGGGCTCTAGTATTTCAGGGTTCTGGTCTAGCAGATGTGTTTTCTGCTATGAACTACGGGTATGTTATGGATACTGGCATAGAAATTGTTGATGAATTGTTCACTGCTGGCGGACTCCAAAGTATGATGTGGACTATTTCGTTGATTCTAGTAGCTCTAGCCTATGGAGGGATTGTAGAGCACACCCGAATGATGGAAGTAATGCTTGAAAAGATTTTAACAGTAGCAACTACTCACAAGAGACTATCAATTGCAGCTCACGTTTCTACACTGATTTTCATTTTAACTGTAAACTCTCACTATTTGACCCATGTATTGACATGTAGATCTTATAAACACGCTTTTGAAGAAAAAGGTTTGCACCCTAAAAATGTTTCTAGAATTTCTGAAGCGTGGGGAACCCTACCTTCATCATTGATACCTTGGGGTCCATGTGGAGCCTTTGTTTATGGGACTTTAGGGGTTTATCCATTTGACTATCTACCCTTCGCGTTTTTCATTTTAATAGCCATGGCTCTTTCATTTATCTATGGACTTACCGGGTTCTCAATGCATAAATTAGATGATGAAGATGCTGCCGGAATAGCTGGTGATTAA
- a CDS encoding COG1361 S-layer family protein produces MKKIVSICAFLISVTLFVSPSLVWAQEGDDDIPSPVLMIEDVEPGSAIAGESFYIKLVIKNEGEHKARNVFAEVDSPGTTRTYFTRDSQPDHDEPDLNEIGPGETRSLTIPVAVSEDAESKSYQLSINLKSQNVLFESSSSGSATLTIDVGYENLKPVIDMEDVIIEPDAPQIGEDFQTTIKLKNKGAVDANNLNIELNELENFNLVDVSNRRLVETLESGDQEQITFQLKPKEDRESNRIELDIAYDQRHETGESSETLSVNLPLETPEAESLPVLTVDSFEIEDGTEEGEYKGLVTVENLGEQEAQDIRISLTGDHVRTIGTSNVKNILSLEGEEEKELEYELGITPPSDNEVLDLQVEMEYQDAYGNDRPKASEQIGIAKTEVDEGLVTDGEPKVLISEYTLDPREIQAGNEFSLSLLIENTHDRPIQNIKASINPPDIGEEGGSGGTVFSPVQGSNSFYIRNIQGRSHVEQEIGLYVDPGAEARTYTVPVELEYEDQNAESYTETEYVNISVTQESRFDVLSVETPPTAHVGEPATINAEFVNSGKVDLSNFTVTLEGDFPKEQASYYVGNLEQDTSDFYQGTIIPDEEGILEGELVFSYLDHRNEEVEITEEFEMAVEPPPEPPEDMKEKPPRPDEKGGSMDSFWSPMVIIPLLAVIGVVAFFVYRRGRRKKEEEEMLDA; encoded by the coding sequence TTGAAAAAGATTGTATCAATATGCGCTTTTTTAATTTCAGTAACTCTTTTTGTATCACCTAGCTTAGTTTGGGCACAGGAGGGGGATGATGACATTCCTAGTCCAGTCTTAATGATCGAAGACGTGGAACCTGGGAGTGCTATAGCAGGTGAAAGTTTTTATATTAAGCTAGTTATAAAAAACGAAGGAGAACATAAAGCAAGAAACGTATTTGCGGAGGTTGATTCACCAGGAACTACAAGAACTTATTTTACTCGTGACTCTCAACCTGACCACGACGAACCAGATCTGAATGAGATTGGACCAGGAGAAACAAGAAGCCTTACTATTCCAGTAGCAGTAAGTGAAGATGCAGAATCAAAGAGCTATCAACTTTCCATTAACTTAAAAAGTCAAAATGTCCTTTTTGAATCCAGTTCAAGTGGTTCAGCTACTTTGACAATTGATGTAGGATATGAAAATCTCAAACCAGTTATAGATATGGAAGATGTGATTATAGAACCTGATGCACCACAAATAGGTGAGGATTTTCAGACAACTATAAAGCTAAAAAACAAGGGTGCTGTGGATGCAAATAACTTGAATATTGAACTTAATGAACTGGAGAACTTTAACCTTGTTGATGTAAGCAATAGACGTTTAGTTGAAACGTTAGAAAGTGGTGACCAAGAACAAATCACTTTTCAATTAAAACCAAAGGAAGATAGAGAAAGCAATCGTATAGAATTAGACATTGCTTATGATCAAAGACACGAAACAGGAGAAAGTTCTGAAACCTTATCAGTAAATCTTCCTTTAGAAACTCCCGAAGCAGAGTCTCTCCCAGTTTTAACGGTGGATTCTTTTGAAATAGAAGATGGAACAGAAGAAGGAGAGTATAAAGGATTAGTAACAGTAGAAAACCTGGGAGAACAAGAAGCCCAGGACATCAGAATATCTCTAACAGGAGATCATGTTAGAACTATTGGAACATCCAATGTAAAAAATATTTTATCACTAGAGGGAGAAGAGGAAAAAGAGCTTGAATATGAACTAGGTATTACTCCGCCTTCAGATAACGAGGTATTAGATCTACAAGTGGAGATGGAATACCAGGACGCTTATGGAAATGACCGTCCAAAAGCCTCGGAGCAAATAGGGATAGCTAAAACTGAAGTGGATGAAGGCCTAGTGACAGATGGTGAACCAAAAGTACTTATTAGTGAATATACTTTGGATCCTAGAGAAATTCAGGCCGGGAATGAATTTTCATTATCTTTATTAATTGAAAATACCCATGACAGACCTATACAAAATATTAAAGCTTCCATTAATCCTCCAGATATTGGGGAAGAAGGCGGAAGCGGTGGAACTGTCTTTTCCCCTGTACAGGGAAGTAATAGCTTTTATATTCGTAATATTCAAGGTAGATCCCATGTTGAGCAAGAAATCGGGTTATATGTAGACCCGGGGGCCGAAGCTCGTACCTACACTGTACCTGTCGAACTAGAATATGAGGACCAAAACGCCGAGTCATACACGGAAACGGAGTATGTTAACATTTCTGTTACTCAAGAAAGCCGTTTTGATGTATTGTCAGTAGAAACGCCTCCAACTGCCCACGTGGGAGAGCCGGCAACTATCAATGCAGAATTTGTCAACTCAGGTAAAGTAGATCTAAGTAATTTCACAGTAACGCTGGAAGGAGACTTTCCCAAAGAGCAAGCATCATATTATGTAGGTAACTTAGAACAGGATACTAGTGACTTTTACCAAGGAACTATTATACCCGATGAAGAGGGGATCTTAGAAGGTGAGCTTGTATTTTCATATCTTGACCATCGAAATGAAGAGGTGGAAATTACTGAAGAATTTGAGATGGCGGTAGAACCACCACCGGAACCGCCAGAAGATATGAAAGAAAAACCCCCAAGACCCGACGAAAAAGGTGGCAGTATGGACTCTTTCTGGAGTCCTATGGTAATCATACCACTACTAGCGGTCATCGGTGTTGTAGCGTTTTTTGTATATCGCCGAGGACGTAGAAAAAAGGAAGAAGAGGAGATGCTGGATGCGTAA
- a CDS encoding sensor histidine kinase → MLKTRNIILVTLILINTYIVIFFLNYLYYLSPSTEYNLLLLAASVFVIIFTFLILLFLKSYTELAKKEVENESLKHYVDKTKKIINTLNSKTHEHKRHLQVIQSMLNLDEITDAKKYINEIAKNNSKKSEGGSYLYVKEPVLNLSLNAQKKVAEEKDINFNIGIKSDITKWGINPWDLNSIICNLIDNSFEAVSRNNDNEKKYVAIELLEDPDNGLYLINAINNGPKISKPKQEKIFEPGYTSKKTVSSGYGLYIVNRVVKNNRGTIEIKSDSSKTVFSIKFPGKGELKTA, encoded by the coding sequence TTGTTAAAAACAAGAAATATCATTTTGGTAACCCTGATATTGATAAATACATATATTGTAATTTTTTTCTTGAACTATCTTTATTATTTGTCACCTTCCACAGAATATAACCTTTTGTTATTGGCGGCTAGTGTGTTTGTCATCATTTTTACTTTTTTAATCCTGTTATTTTTGAAGTCGTATACCGAGTTAGCCAAAAAAGAAGTAGAAAATGAGAGCTTGAAACACTATGTGGATAAAACAAAGAAAATCATTAATACCCTTAACTCAAAAACCCATGAGCATAAGAGGCATTTACAAGTTATTCAATCTATGCTGAATTTAGATGAAATTACCGATGCCAAAAAATATATTAACGAGATAGCCAAAAATAACTCCAAAAAAAGCGAAGGTGGCAGTTATTTATATGTAAAGGAACCAGTATTAAACTTGAGTTTGAATGCCCAGAAAAAAGTAGCAGAAGAAAAAGACATTAATTTTAATATTGGCATAAAAAGTGATATTACAAAATGGGGTATTAATCCTTGGGACTTGAATTCTATTATATGTAATCTAATAGATAATTCTTTCGAGGCCGTATCTAGAAATAATGATAATGAGAAAAAGTACGTTGCTATTGAACTATTAGAAGATCCGGATAATGGTTTATACTTAATTAATGCAATCAATAATGGTCCTAAAATTTCCAAACCAAAACAGGAAAAAATATTTGAACCGGGCTATACTTCTAAAAAAACTGTCAGTAGCGGCTACGGACTTTACATAGTCAATAGGGTGGTCAAAAATAACCGAGGAACAATTGAAATTAAATCTGACTCTTCAAAAACCGTCTTTTCTATCAAATTCCCTGGGAAAGGGGAGTTGAAAACTGCTTGA
- a CDS encoding LytR/AlgR family response regulator transcription factor: MNILILEDEPYTQKFLKVLISRSEYVGQVVVTTAPEYAVKYAKSNEFHIAIVDVELYGKVNSGLEAAELVKQAVPEIEFIFVTAHNTYFTESSTVKPYEYLIKPIDEHKLLEIITEIAHFNSQSQNNTGD; the protein is encoded by the coding sequence ATGAATATTTTGATCCTAGAAGATGAACCGTATACACAGAAATTTCTAAAAGTATTGATATCTAGGAGCGAATATGTCGGGCAAGTAGTGGTAACTACTGCCCCAGAATATGCAGTAAAATATGCAAAATCTAATGAATTTCATATTGCAATTGTAGATGTGGAGTTATATGGCAAGGTTAACAGCGGATTAGAGGCAGCCGAATTGGTGAAACAAGCTGTGCCAGAGATTGAATTTATTTTTGTGACAGCTCATAATACATATTTTACAGAATCAAGTACTGTTAAGCCCTATGAGTATTTAATCAAGCCTATTGATGAACACAAACTTTTAGAAATCATTACGGAAATCGCTCATTTCAATAGTCAAAGTCAAAACAATACTGGAGACTAA
- a CDS encoding ABC transporter ATP-binding protein — protein sequence MNSATATINNQNDNNTMIAARNVIKKYRMGNQIVSALSGVDLEVEPGEIVVVLGTSGSGKTTLLNIAAGLERPTKGELFIDKYKLNQLSERQMTLLRRRYIGFIFQLYNLVPSLTALENAVMPLVFEGVSPKEREKRGKTFLKQLGLGDRLLHRPGELSGGQRQRVAIARALINNPRVIFADEPTGNLDTRTTKEILALLLNIIRENGQTMLMVTHDTEVATYGDRVVEMVDGYITDIYSN from the coding sequence TTGAATTCTGCAACTGCTACTATAAATAATCAAAATGATAATAACACGATGATAGCTGCTCGAAATGTGATTAAGAAATATAGAATGGGCAATCAAATCGTTTCTGCCTTAAGCGGAGTCGACCTGGAGGTTGAACCCGGGGAAATTGTGGTTGTCCTCGGTACTTCTGGTAGTGGGAAAACTACTTTATTGAACATTGCCGCTGGACTAGAGCGTCCCACTAAAGGTGAACTGTTTATCGATAAGTATAAGCTTAACCAGTTATCAGAACGACAAATGACTCTTTTGCGTCGTCGATATATTGGATTTATCTTTCAGTTGTATAATTTGGTACCCTCATTAACTGCCTTGGAAAATGCCGTGATGCCCTTAGTTTTTGAGGGAGTTTCACCGAAGGAGAGGGAGAAGAGGGGGAAAACTTTTTTAAAGCAGCTAGGATTAGGAGACAGGCTGCTCCATCGCCCTGGAGAGTTGAGTGGTGGACAGCGTCAGCGAGTAGCTATAGCAAGAGCTTTAATTAACAATCCAAGGGTGATTTTTGCCGATGAACCAACAGGTAACTTAGATACTAGGACAACAAAAGAAATATTAGCTTTATTATTAAATATAATTAGGGAAAATGGCCAGACCATGCTTATGGTAACCCATGATACCGAAGTGGCAACCTATGGTGACAGGGTAGTGGAAATGGTAGATGGCTATATTACGGATATTTATAGTAATTAG
- a CDS encoding ABC transporter permease, which yields MRKADLLILANKNLWRRKVRTILTCMGVVIGTASIVVMISLGIGLQASMEESMARWGDLNIIQVNPGMHHDPENPEAAESTSQEEVGLDEEAVEKFKSMPGVSAVSPTYEVRGEAQMGREEGHFRMVGVDVETMEELEFSLQDGRLPRAEESYTVVAGPQVINTFRDPRVEQGPGAPGSTGGHEEREPTELLEESVQVTFHNRADRERQQRHNFFVVGILDDESMQRSSQVYASLEDIDRIRDFVYEGIEDARQETAAMGGQGAAQQQSRQQRDQEKEYDSIKIRADSIESARELSDNLRDMGYNAYSASDALEGVENTSRTIQAILGGIGGITLLVAALSITNTMVMSIYERTKEIGVIKVIGASASDIRAMFLTEASLIGFFGGVIGLAVSYGASHLLNQFAGRFVEGGIMPVADPAAESVQISIIPVWLALFALGFAILIGLISGLYPAMRAIKLSPIVAIRNE from the coding sequence ATGCGTAAGGCAGATCTGCTCATTTTAGCCAATAAAAATCTTTGGAGACGTAAAGTGCGTACCATATTGACCTGTATGGGGGTGGTCATTGGGACTGCATCTATTGTGGTTATGATTTCCCTGGGAATAGGTCTTCAAGCCAGTATGGAAGAAAGTATGGCACGCTGGGGTGATCTTAATATTATTCAGGTCAATCCAGGTATGCATCATGATCCGGAAAATCCCGAAGCTGCAGAAAGCACATCTCAAGAAGAAGTGGGGCTTGACGAAGAAGCTGTGGAAAAATTTAAATCCATGCCGGGAGTTAGTGCAGTTTCACCCACCTATGAAGTTAGGGGTGAAGCTCAGATGGGCAGGGAAGAAGGACATTTTCGCATGGTTGGAGTCGACGTTGAAACCATGGAAGAACTGGAGTTCAGCTTACAAGATGGTCGGCTTCCTCGAGCGGAGGAAAGTTATACCGTCGTGGCTGGTCCCCAGGTAATTAATACTTTTCGCGATCCCAGGGTAGAGCAAGGACCTGGAGCCCCTGGTTCAACTGGTGGCCATGAAGAACGTGAGCCAACTGAACTATTAGAAGAAAGTGTTCAGGTTACATTCCACAATCGGGCTGACCGTGAAAGGCAGCAAAGGCACAACTTTTTTGTTGTTGGAATTTTAGATGACGAGAGTATGCAGAGATCCTCACAAGTATATGCCTCTTTAGAAGATATAGATCGGATTCGAGACTTTGTTTATGAAGGGATTGAGGATGCCCGGCAGGAAACAGCTGCTATGGGGGGGCAAGGCGCCGCTCAGCAGCAAAGCAGGCAGCAGCGAGACCAGGAAAAAGAATATGATTCGATAAAAATTAGAGCCGACAGTATAGAAAGTGCCCGGGAACTATCAGATAATTTGCGGGATATGGGATACAATGCTTATTCCGCTTCAGATGCCCTGGAAGGAGTGGAAAACACCTCACGTACTATTCAAGCTATTTTGGGAGGAATTGGAGGAATCACACTCCTAGTTGCAGCCTTGAGTATTACCAATACTATGGTCATGTCAATTTACGAGCGGACCAAGGAAATTGGAGTAATAAAAGTTATTGGGGCTTCTGCTTCTGATATTAGGGCTATGTTCCTTACAGAAGCTTCTCTGATAGGTTTTTTTGGTGGAGTGATTGGCCTGGCTGTAAGTTACGGTGCATCCCATTTGCTAAATCAGTTTGCCGGAAGATTTGTTGAAGGGGGAATCATGCCTGTTGCCGACCCGGCTGCTGAATCAGTGCAGATCTCCATTATCCCAGTCTGGTTAGCTTTATTTGCTCTAGGGTTTGCAATATTAATAGGATTGATTTCCGGCCTTTATCCGGCCATGAGAGCCATTAAGCTCAGCCCTATAGTGGCAATTCGTAATGAATAA